A region from the Agrococcus sp. SL85 genome encodes:
- a CDS encoding arsenate reductase ArsC has translation MPTTPTVLFVCVHNAGRSQMAAGFAQALSGGAVEVLSAGSAPKDAINPVAIEAMAELGIDIAGNQPKVLTVEAVRESDAVITMGCGDACPIFPGKRYEDWELEDPAGKDIETVRRVRDEIKGRVEALLAELLPERG, from the coding sequence ATGCCCACCACCCCCACCGTCCTGTTCGTCTGCGTGCACAACGCGGGCCGCTCGCAGATGGCCGCCGGCTTCGCCCAGGCGCTCTCGGGCGGCGCCGTCGAGGTGCTCTCGGCGGGCAGCGCCCCCAAGGACGCCATCAACCCCGTCGCGATCGAGGCGATGGCGGAGCTCGGCATCGACATCGCCGGCAACCAGCCCAAGGTGCTCACGGTCGAGGCCGTGCGCGAGTCGGATGCGGTCATCACCATGGGCTGCGGCGACGCGTGCCCGATCTTCCCCGGCAAGCGCTACGAGGACTGGGAGCTCGAGGACCCGGCCGGCAAGGACATCGAGACCGTGCGCCGCGTGCGCGACGAGATCAAGGGCCGCGTCGAGGCGCTGCTCGCCGAGCTGCTGCCGGAGCGCGGCTAG
- a CDS encoding SulP family inorganic anion transporter — MSQHTAAPVRRTIDESSVRAVLRSPRLLTREALAGLVVALALIPEAISFSIIAGVDPRVGLFSSFVMAVSIAFLGGRPAMISAATGAVALVIAPVMRDHGFDYFIATVLLAGVLQVVLGLLGVAKLMRFIPRSVMVGFVNALAILIFMAQVPHLLGVPWLVYPLVAAGLAILVLLPRLTRVVPAPLVAIVVLTGVVLAFGLAAVPNVGDEGELPRSLPELFVPAVPLTLETLGIIGPTALAMALVGLLESLMTAKLVDDVTDTRSSKTRESWGQGVANVLSGLFGGMGGCAMIGQTMINVKASGARSRVSTFLAGVCLLLLVVVLGDVVALIPMAALVAVMIMVSVGTFDWHSVAPATLRRMPLGETVVMVVTVVVVVATHNLAIGVGVGVVTAMVLFARRVARFATVARELVEEDGAATARYTVEGELFFASSNDLTTQFAYADDPDRVVIDLGRSHIWDASTVAALDAIETKYARLGTRVELRGLNDASVRMRERLAGNLGAGH; from the coding sequence ATGTCCCAGCACACCGCCGCGCCCGTGCGGCGCACGATCGACGAGTCCTCGGTGCGCGCCGTCCTGCGCAGCCCGCGGCTGCTCACGCGCGAGGCCCTCGCCGGGCTCGTCGTCGCGCTCGCGCTCATCCCCGAGGCCATCTCGTTCTCGATCATCGCCGGGGTCGACCCGCGCGTCGGCCTCTTCTCGTCGTTCGTCATGGCCGTCTCGATCGCGTTCCTGGGCGGCCGCCCCGCCATGATCTCCGCCGCGACGGGCGCCGTCGCGCTCGTGATCGCGCCCGTCATGCGCGACCACGGCTTCGACTACTTCATCGCCACCGTCCTGCTCGCGGGCGTGCTGCAGGTGGTGCTCGGCCTGCTCGGCGTGGCCAAGCTCATGCGCTTCATCCCGCGCAGCGTCATGGTCGGCTTCGTGAACGCGCTCGCGATCCTCATCTTCATGGCGCAGGTGCCGCACCTCCTGGGCGTGCCCTGGCTCGTCTACCCGCTCGTCGCTGCGGGGCTCGCGATCCTCGTGCTGCTCCCGCGCCTCACCCGCGTCGTGCCGGCTCCGCTCGTCGCCATCGTCGTGCTCACGGGCGTGGTGCTCGCGTTCGGCCTCGCCGCCGTGCCGAACGTCGGCGACGAGGGCGAGCTGCCCCGCAGCCTCCCCGAGCTCTTCGTGCCGGCCGTGCCGCTCACGCTCGAGACGCTCGGCATCATCGGCCCCACGGCGCTCGCCATGGCGCTCGTGGGCCTCCTCGAGTCGCTCATGACCGCGAAGCTCGTCGACGACGTCACCGACACGCGCTCCAGCAAGACCCGCGAGTCGTGGGGGCAGGGCGTCGCCAACGTGCTCTCGGGCCTCTTCGGGGGCATGGGCGGCTGCGCCATGATCGGCCAGACGATGATCAACGTGAAGGCCTCGGGCGCACGATCGCGCGTCTCGACCTTCCTCGCGGGCGTCTGCCTGCTGCTGCTCGTCGTCGTGCTCGGCGACGTCGTGGCCCTCATCCCCATGGCTGCGCTCGTGGCGGTCATGATCATGGTCTCGGTCGGCACCTTCGACTGGCACAGCGTCGCGCCCGCGACGCTCCGTCGCATGCCGCTCGGCGAGACGGTCGTCATGGTCGTCACCGTCGTCGTGGTCGTCGCGACCCACAACCTCGCGATCGGCGTGGGCGTCGGGGTCGTGACCGCGATGGTGCTCTTCGCGCGCCGCGTCGCGCGCTTCGCGACCGTCGCCCGCGAGCTGGTCGAGGAGGACGGCGCCGCGACCGCCCGCTACACCGTGGAGGGCGAGCTCTTCTTCGCCTCGTCGAACGACCTCACGACGCAGTTCGCGTACGCCGACGACCCCGACCGCGTCGTGATCGACCTCGGCCGCTCGCACATCTGGGACGCGTCGACCGTGGCGGCGCTCGACGCCATCGAGACGAAGTACGCCCGCCTCGGCACGCGGGTCGAGCTGCGCGGCCTCAACGACGCGAGCGTGCGCATGCGCGAGCGCCTCGCCGGCAACCTCGGCGCGGGGCACTGA
- a CDS encoding dihydrolipoyl dehydrogenase family protein, with product MDATDAGGGRGGRAPDASAEPEAFDVAVIGAGPAGTAAALRAAELGASVVVLEAAHLGGTCVNSGCVPTRVLAKAARLVRDARTAGEHGVAVEGVAVDWPTVVERVHGRVDRVRAVKREAERFAAAGVALVEEGRARFEDARTLVLDSGRRIRAEAILVCVGGRARRLPVPGAELATMPDEVLHLPSLPARAAIIGGGNTGAQLATVLDAFGSRVTLLDVAPRILMPSDAAISEAVTAAFRDAGVTVRTGIAGVDRLERAGDGIELAWRDAGGAPVAERFDAVIMATGWPPDVVDLGLDRAGIALERSAIPVDGDLRSAVPHIYAVGDANGRDMLVQAAQSEGEAAAEHAVLGQARRTGHLLLPAGGFTDPDYAGVGLTEAEARERDPRCVVATVDYAQLDRAVIDDRARGFLKLVVDGRRALVLGAHAVGENAIEVIQSVTTAMAAGIDVATLARVRFAYPSYTAIVGLAARAALAERDEPAVLR from the coding sequence GTGGACGCGACGGATGCTGGAGGAGGCCGCGGCGGGCGGGCGCCGGACGCGTCCGCGGAGCCCGAGGCCTTCGACGTCGCCGTGATCGGCGCGGGGCCCGCGGGCACGGCCGCGGCGCTCCGCGCCGCGGAGCTCGGCGCCTCGGTCGTGGTGCTCGAGGCCGCGCACCTCGGCGGCACGTGCGTCAACAGCGGCTGCGTGCCCACGCGCGTGCTCGCGAAGGCCGCGCGCCTCGTGCGCGACGCGCGCACCGCGGGCGAGCACGGCGTGGCCGTCGAGGGCGTCGCGGTCGACTGGCCGACGGTCGTCGAGCGCGTGCACGGCCGGGTCGACCGGGTGCGGGCCGTGAAGCGGGAGGCGGAGCGCTTCGCCGCGGCGGGCGTCGCGCTCGTCGAGGAGGGCAGGGCGCGCTTCGAGGACGCGCGCACGCTCGTGCTCGACAGCGGCCGGCGCATCCGCGCCGAGGCGATCCTCGTCTGCGTGGGTGGGCGGGCCAGGCGCCTGCCGGTGCCGGGCGCCGAGCTCGCCACCATGCCCGACGAGGTGCTGCACCTGCCGTCCCTGCCCGCGCGCGCGGCCATCATCGGCGGCGGCAACACGGGCGCGCAGCTCGCGACGGTGCTCGACGCGTTCGGCTCCCGCGTCACGCTGCTCGACGTCGCGCCGCGCATCCTCATGCCCTCCGACGCCGCGATCTCGGAGGCCGTGACGGCCGCGTTCCGCGACGCCGGCGTGACGGTGCGCACGGGGATCGCGGGCGTCGACCGCCTCGAGCGCGCGGGCGACGGCATCGAGCTCGCGTGGCGGGACGCCGGCGGCGCGCCCGTCGCCGAGCGCTTCGATGCCGTCATCATGGCGACCGGCTGGCCGCCGGACGTCGTCGACCTGGGCCTCGACCGCGCGGGCATCGCGCTCGAGCGCTCTGCGATCCCGGTCGATGGCGACCTCCGCAGCGCCGTGCCGCACATCTACGCGGTCGGCGACGCGAACGGCCGCGACATGCTCGTGCAGGCGGCGCAGTCGGAGGGCGAGGCGGCGGCGGAGCACGCGGTGCTCGGCCAGGCGCGCCGCACCGGCCACCTGCTGCTGCCCGCGGGCGGCTTCACCGACCCCGACTACGCGGGCGTCGGGCTCACCGAGGCCGAGGCGCGCGAGCGCGACCCGCGCTGCGTCGTCGCGACCGTCGACTACGCGCAGCTCGACCGCGCCGTCATCGACGACCGCGCGCGCGGCTTCCTGAAGCTTGTCGTCGACGGCAGGCGCGCGCTCGTCCTCGGCGCCCACGCGGTGGGGGAGAACGCGATCGAGGTGATCCAGTCGGTCACGACCGCCATGGCGGCGGGCATCGACGTCGCGACGCTCGCGCGGGTGCGCTTCGCCTACCCCAGCTACACCGCGATCGTGGGGCTCGCGGCGCGGGCGGCGCTCGCCGAGCGCGACGAGCCGGCCGTGCTCCGCTAG
- a CDS encoding MerR family transcriptional regulator, whose protein sequence is MTDRTMHIGELAERVGLSLRSLRHWDEVGLVPPSGRTDGGFRLYTEADEARVRVLMRMKPLRFTLEEMSELARALDASPADPLAAMPADRAAWFRVEALARRERVARDLADADATVALLGGGS, encoded by the coding sequence ATGACCGACCGCACGATGCACATCGGCGAGCTCGCCGAACGGGTGGGGCTCTCGCTGCGGAGCCTGCGCCACTGGGACGAGGTGGGCCTCGTGCCGCCCTCCGGCCGCACCGACGGCGGCTTCCGCCTCTACACGGAGGCCGACGAGGCGCGCGTGCGCGTGCTCATGCGGATGAAGCCGCTGCGCTTCACCCTCGAGGAGATGAGCGAGCTCGCGCGGGCGCTCGACGCCTCCCCCGCCGATCCCCTCGCGGCGATGCCCGCCGATCGCGCCGCCTGGTTCCGCGTCGAGGCGCTCGCGCGTCGCGAGCGCGTGGCCCGCGACCTCGCCGACGCGGATGCGACCGTCGCGCTCCTCGGGGGCGGCTCCTAG